A window of Blautia argi genomic DNA:
CGTGACCTTCTGGAAGCAAGAAGAAGAATCGACAAGATTCCGGGACTTCCGAACCTGAAAACCTCCACAGCAGGAGAATACTTCAGAAAATTAAAGAAAACAGTAAAAGACACAGACCAGTATGTGCATACCTGGGACGGCGAACTGTACCTGGAATACCACAGAGGTACTTACACCAGCCAGGGCTACAACAAGCGTATGAACCGTAAAATGGAGCTTCTGTACAGAAAAGCAGAATGGCTTACTGCTATGAAGGCGGTTCTGGATAAGAACATGGACGAGGCAGAACAGGAAAAACTGACACAGGGCTGGAAGATGATTCTTACAAACCAGTTCCACGACATTATCCCAGGTTCTTCTATCCATGAAGTATACGAGGACAGCAGAAGAGATTACGAAAAAGTACAGAATCTGGCTCTGGAAGTTACCAAAGACTTCAAAGACAGCGTGATTGATGCAGAAGAAGGAAGTTATACCGTATACAATGCTTCCGGTTGGGATTTGGAAGATTTGGCAGCTGTTCCATGTGAAGAAAACGCAGTCTTTACAGATGCAGAAGGAAACGAACTTCCTTCTCAGAAGGCAGAAGGCGTTACTTATGTACAGGTAAAAGTTCCGGCTATGGGACATGCTGTGATTAAAGCGAAAAAAGCAGAAACACAGGCAGAAAACAGCGCCTTCTCTGTAGAAGGAAAGAACATTGAAACACCGTTCTACTCCATCAGCCTCAATGACTACGGCCAGATGACACGTCTTTATGACAAGACAGAGGAAAGAGAAGTGCTGGCTCCCGGTGAAAGAGGAAACGTACTGCAGATGTTTGAAGATAAACCTCTTGACAACGATGCATGGGATATTGATATCTTCTATCAGCAGAAAATGCGCGAAGTGACTGACTTAACCAGTTTTGAAGTGACACAGTGCGGACCGCTTCGTCTGGTTATCCATATGAACTGGAATTACATGAACACAGTAATTTCTCAGGATATGATTCTGTACAGCCAGGACAGACGCATTGACTTTAAGACAGATGTAGATTTCCACGAAAGACAGCAGCTCTTAAAGGCAGCCTTTACGGTAGATATCAGAAGTACGTTTGCTACTTATGATATCCAGTACGGAAACGTACGCCGTCCAAACCATTGGAACACAAGCTGGGATCAGGCAAGATTTGAATCTGTAGGACACAGATTTGCAGACCTGTCTGAAAGAAATTACGGTGTGGCATTGATGAATGACTGCAAATACGGTTATGATGTAAAAGATAATGTCATGCGTATTTCTCTCCTTCGTTCCGGTCTGCAGCCAGACCACTTACAGGATCTGGGAAGACATGAGTTCACTTACGCACTGCTTCCGCACAAGGGCGATTTTGTAGAAGGCCATGTAGTGGAAGAGGCCTATGCGCTGAACAATCCAATGGACGTGTTCAAAGGTGCAGATACCACTACTTACGGAAGCTTCTTTACTGTAGACAATCCGCAGGTGGAAATTGACGCTGTGAAGAAATCCGAAGACGGAAAATATCTGGTTGTTCGTTTCCATGACTTTGCAGGAGCAAAACAGAAAGTAGAGGTAAAACCGGGATTTGCGTACAAGGCATGGGCAGAATGTGATTTAAGAGAACGTGCAATCAGCGAATTCGCAGATAAAGCAATCGAGATGGAGCTTCACCCATTTGAGATTAAGACAATCTTATTTGAAATCTAAGAACACTTAGAGAAAAATAAATACAAAAGGAAGGAGGAAGCAGGGAATGTCTGAAGGAATTTTATATGGTTTCTTTTTAGTAAGCATCATATTATCATGGAGCTGTTATCTGTCCGCAAAAGGGCAGCCCCTGCCTCCTCTTGTTCCTTTTCTGTATAGAGCTTCTGTAACAGTTACGGACAGATACAGAAGCTTTCTCCATAGAAATTTCTATGATACCTTTGACAATTTAAAAAATTCTTGTATTTACAGGAGCAAAACAGGTTTGTAAAAACCGGTAAAGAGAGCCATTTTATTGTGCTCTCTTTTTGACGTTACAGAGGTTTTTGGAGAGGAGGAATGAAATGGAAAAAAGGAGGCGCAGTCAGTTATATTTTAAGCTGTTTTGGACCTATACAGCCATTGCACTGGTGATTGTATCTGTGCTGACGATTTATTTTATGTACCTGTCTAAGAGGAGTGTTCTTCGACAGAACCAGGAGGAAAGAGAGCATATCAGTGCAAATGCAGCAGAGTATATCAGGGAAACAGAAGAACGGGTGGATTATCTTTATCAGGATTT
This region includes:
- a CDS encoding alpha-mannosidase: MFLTDRKLDRRVSEAKNYRYRNAIPMEQFAMCEDEQGVVNPVVPTSFENWNTIKTGDCWSGRDRYLWLHKEVHIPEEWKGQRVVGVFDFGNTGAGNNSGFEAMCYINEKPYQGVDVNHKEVFFPEELYGKTFSLTFRLWSGLEGGGVPRAQEHKIAQADLACLDEKVDDFYYMGTLILDTLRNLDDGNPVKYDLRIALDEACHCIDWSYPGSDAFYETMHQADDVLNEKIDKMDKNSPINVSCVGHTHIDMAWLWRLKHTHEKASRSFSTVLRMMEMFPEYIFLQTQPQLYEYIKEDFPEIYEEIKKRVAEGRWEADGGMWVEADCNLTSGESLTRQILIGSKFIKDEFGKDVEYLWLPDVFGYSWALPQILKKSGIDMFMTTKISWNQFNRMPHDTFRWKGMDGSEVLTHFITTPEPWNEPGSWFYTYNGLLTAKTVKGVWDAYSEKEMNKDLLISYGYGDGGGGVNRDLLEARRRIDKIPGLPNLKTSTAGEYFRKLKKTVKDTDQYVHTWDGELYLEYHRGTYTSQGYNKRMNRKMELLYRKAEWLTAMKAVLDKNMDEAEQEKLTQGWKMILTNQFHDIIPGSSIHEVYEDSRRDYEKVQNLALEVTKDFKDSVIDAEEGSYTVYNASGWDLEDLAAVPCEENAVFTDAEGNELPSQKAEGVTYVQVKVPAMGHAVIKAKKAETQAENSAFSVEGKNIETPFYSISLNDYGQMTRLYDKTEEREVLAPGERGNVLQMFEDKPLDNDAWDIDIFYQQKMREVTDLTSFEVTQCGPLRLVIHMNWNYMNTVISQDMILYSQDRRIDFKTDVDFHERQQLLKAAFTVDIRSTFATYDIQYGNVRRPNHWNTSWDQARFESVGHRFADLSERNYGVALMNDCKYGYDVKDNVMRISLLRSGLQPDHLQDLGRHEFTYALLPHKGDFVEGHVVEEAYALNNPMDVFKGADTTTYGSFFTVDNPQVEIDAVKKSEDGKYLVVRFHDFAGAKQKVEVKPGFAYKAWAECDLRERAISEFADKAIEMELHPFEIKTILFEI